In Penaeus monodon isolate SGIC_2016 chromosome 8, NSTDA_Pmon_1, whole genome shotgun sequence, one DNA window encodes the following:
- the LOC119575833 gene encoding uncharacterized protein LOC119575833: MKLCAVLVGLCCLALAPAGTQASSVKERVKRDGGVITAALISAGASLVSGDGGGSSTWQLPSGQMIDANNCWQDGSGPCANGNCLDDEGRRGLVIKETTVSCKWFCAWRAHCKTQICCA, encoded by the exons ATGAAGCTGTGCGCCGTGCTCGTGGGCCTCTGCTGCCTCGCCCTTGCCCCGGCGGGGACCCAGGCCTCCAGCGTGAAGGAGCGAGTGAAGAGGGACGGCGGCGTGATCACtgctg CCCTCATCAGCGCCGGCGCCAGCCTCGTGTCCGGCGACGGAGGCGGGTCGTCCACGTGGCAGCTGCCTTCGGGACAAATG ATCGACGCCAACAACTGCTGGCAGGACGGCTCCGGACCCTGCGCCAACGGCAACTGCCTGGACGACGAAGGGCGGCGCGGATTGGTCATCAAGGAGACCACGGTGTCGTGCAAGTGGTTCTGCGCCTGGAGGGCCCACTGCAAGACCCAGATCTGCTGCGCCTGA
- the LOC119576432 gene encoding uncharacterized protein LOC119576432, with translation MKLCAVLVGLCCLALAPAGTQASSVKERVKRDGGVITAALISAGATLVTSGGGGGSSTWELPSGQKINANNCWQDGSGPCANGNCLDKGRRGIVIKETTVPCKWFCAWRAHCKTQICCA, from the exons ATGAAGCTGTGCGCCGTGCTCGTGGGCCTCTGCTGCCTCGCCCTTGCCCCGGCGGGGACCCAGGCCTCCAGCGTGAAGGAGCGAGTGAAGAGGGACGGCGGCGTGATCACtgctg CCCTCATCAGCGCCGGTGCCACCCTCGTGACGTCCGGCGGTGGAGGCGGGTCGTCCACGTGGGAGCTGCCTTCGGGACAAAAG ATCAACGCCAACAACTGCTGGCAGGACGGCTCCGGGCCCTGCGCCAACGGCAACTGCCTGGACAAAGGGCGGCGCGGAATCGTCATCAAGGAGACCACGGTGCCGTGCAAGTGGTTCTGCGCCTGGAGGGCCCACTGCAAGACCCAGATCTGCTGCGCCTGA